The Pyrococcus kukulkanii genome contains a region encoding:
- a CDS encoding GbsR/MarR family transcriptional regulator codes for MGIEEAKKIIMETFANTARRLGQSELIGYIYGALFLSDKPLSLSEIAEMTGYSLSHVSSAMKVLEGVGLVQRIKKPGDRKAYFITTKNFGEWRSSAFYENILRDIEETRKNLLRALSEITEETQEAQRIKEKIKKAIRRNETTKKLLLIVMKFKSEEEILETLERCLKEK; via the coding sequence GTGGGTATTGAGGAGGCCAAGAAGATAATTATGGAAACGTTCGCTAACACCGCGAGGAGGCTTGGGCAGAGCGAGCTCATTGGGTACATTTATGGAGCCCTCTTCTTATCCGATAAGCCTCTCAGCTTGAGTGAGATAGCCGAGATGACCGGATACTCACTATCGCACGTGAGCTCAGCTATGAAGGTTCTCGAGGGAGTTGGTCTAGTTCAGAGAATAAAAAAGCCCGGAGACAGAAAGGCGTACTTTATTACAACCAAAAACTTTGGAGAGTGGAGAAGCTCTGCATTCTACGAGAACATTTTACGAGATATAGAAGAAACACGCAAAAACCTCCTGAGGGCTCTAAGTGAAATAACTGAGGAAACCCAGGAAGCCCAAAGGATAAAAGAAAAAATAAAGAAGGCCATAAGGAGGAACGAGACAACAAAAAAATTGCTACTCATAGTTATGAAATTTAAATCCGAGGAAGAGATACTTGAAACCCTTGAAAGATGTCTAAAGGAGAAATAA
- a CDS encoding hydrophobe/amphiphile efflux-3 (HAE3) family transporter: protein MLRKIARVIVAYRHSLAIITLFLLILSAYGLTQLRFESDLSKQLPEDLEAVKSYFILQNEFGTGDSALIYVKIKSTEEVSDIRDPKLIEAMYNLEQELKQREYVTDTFSIADLCVQILGRLPKNREEVNFVLNVLPENARKGLVSGDYSSTIIIVNINRERNQKALVRVYNDMEGYVKRSNFPHGVDVVLTGDLGITYKVLEMLQNDMNRTMAVAGIIVVLILLYFYKSPIRMLVPLIPLIFGVVMTLGFMGLLGIPLDIATSTVGAMIIGMGIDYGVHITNRYYEERAKGEPPEIAAEEAIAETGKALLGAALTTIAGFLALSISTLPSLKRLSITLVMGLGLTALNAVIVTPALAILEEDFRRVVLKKEEIISIGGGEGKIAFIFSKWGGCIKRFPWGALLVALIISGVSFYGLTKVTTEVRLEKMIPMDLPEIKALADIRSEFGGQDEVNILIRAEDVRDPTLVRAILRFEREVKADSHTNNVFSAESIADEVLQKYGYIPQDKEKISEALKDSSLVSSDYSMTIVKFKGNFMGVTQRKFNRIMEYFEEQIKQANFPPSTRVELAGSAYLNYVLGDLVDKEIGRISTIGTIIVVLVVFLIFRRPTVAVAMIMPMFLGALWTIGYMGLAGIPFSQTLAGVVSMIVGLGVDYGMHITHRFLEELREGNKTPIITAMESVGPGILVGALTTAGGFLALLTAQLTAIHDFGKVLAVGIFASMFSAYLVTPAILQLEFGRKLGRDER, encoded by the coding sequence ATGCTGAGGAAGATCGCGAGGGTGATAGTTGCGTACAGGCACTCGCTCGCGATAATAACATTATTCCTTCTAATTCTATCGGCTTATGGCTTAACTCAGCTTAGGTTTGAGAGTGATCTTTCTAAGCAACTTCCTGAAGATTTGGAGGCCGTGAAAAGCTATTTCATCTTGCAGAATGAGTTTGGAACTGGGGATTCTGCTCTTATATACGTAAAGATAAAGTCCACTGAAGAAGTTTCGGACATAAGGGATCCTAAGTTAATAGAGGCAATGTACAATTTGGAACAGGAGCTGAAGCAGAGGGAGTACGTTACTGATACTTTCAGCATCGCTGACCTCTGCGTTCAAATCCTGGGAAGGCTCCCAAAGAACAGGGAGGAGGTAAACTTTGTTCTCAATGTTCTTCCTGAAAATGCTAGAAAAGGGCTAGTGAGTGGAGATTACTCCTCAACAATTATCATAGTTAACATAAACAGGGAGAGAAACCAGAAAGCCCTCGTCAGAGTCTACAACGACATGGAGGGATATGTAAAGAGGTCAAACTTTCCCCATGGAGTAGATGTGGTTCTCACTGGGGATCTCGGGATAACGTACAAAGTTCTTGAAATGCTTCAAAATGACATGAATAGGACGATGGCCGTTGCTGGAATAATAGTAGTACTAATTTTGTTGTACTTCTATAAATCCCCAATTAGAATGCTTGTCCCACTGATTCCTTTAATATTTGGTGTTGTAATGACTTTGGGCTTCATGGGTCTCTTGGGGATTCCTCTGGATATCGCCACTAGCACAGTCGGTGCTATGATAATAGGTATGGGTATTGATTACGGTGTTCACATCACGAACAGATACTATGAGGAGAGGGCCAAGGGAGAACCTCCAGAAATAGCTGCGGAGGAGGCTATAGCTGAGACCGGAAAGGCCTTGTTGGGTGCGGCCCTCACGACCATAGCTGGATTTCTTGCATTATCAATTTCAACGCTTCCATCACTCAAGAGGCTCAGCATAACCCTAGTTATGGGTCTTGGCCTTACCGCTTTAAATGCCGTCATAGTAACACCAGCTCTTGCGATACTTGAGGAGGACTTCAGGAGGGTGGTTCTGAAGAAGGAGGAGATAATATCCATAGGTGGAGGAGAAGGAAAAATAGCCTTCATCTTTAGCAAGTGGGGAGGGTGCATTAAGAGGTTTCCCTGGGGTGCTTTACTGGTAGCCTTAATAATTTCTGGAGTCTCATTTTATGGGCTAACAAAAGTCACAACAGAGGTCAGGCTCGAAAAAATGATTCCAATGGATCTTCCCGAGATAAAGGCTCTTGCAGACATAAGATCGGAATTTGGGGGTCAAGACGAAGTCAACATTTTAATAAGGGCTGAGGATGTAAGGGATCCTACCCTCGTCAGGGCAATATTGCGATTCGAACGAGAAGTTAAGGCGGACTCCCATACGAATAATGTCTTCTCTGCGGAAAGCATAGCCGATGAGGTGTTGCAAAAGTATGGCTACATACCCCAGGACAAAGAGAAGATAAGCGAGGCATTGAAAGATTCTTCCCTAGTTTCTTCGGATTACTCGATGACGATTGTGAAATTTAAAGGTAACTTCATGGGTGTAACGCAGAGGAAGTTTAACAGAATAATGGAATATTTTGAGGAACAAATAAAGCAGGCTAACTTCCCACCAAGCACCAGGGTTGAACTTGCCGGGAGTGCGTATTTGAATTACGTTCTTGGTGATCTTGTGGACAAGGAGATCGGAAGGATATCGACAATAGGAACCATTATAGTTGTTCTCGTTGTATTTCTCATCTTTAGAAGGCCCACAGTTGCAGTAGCCATGATAATGCCAATGTTCCTTGGAGCTTTATGGACGATAGGATACATGGGACTAGCAGGAATCCCGTTCTCTCAAACCTTAGCTGGTGTTGTATCTATGATAGTGGGGCTTGGGGTTGATTATGGGATGCACATAACTCACAGATTCTTAGAAGAGTTAAGGGAGGGTAATAAAACGCCGATAATAACTGCGATGGAGAGCGTTGGTCCTGGCATTTTGGTGGGTGCGTTGACAACCGCGGGTGGATTCCTCGCTTTGTTAACTGCCCAACTTACTGCGATTCATGACTTTGGTAAAGTTCTTGCGGTTGGAATATTCGCTTCAATGTTTTCCGCTTATCTCGTAACTCCAGCTATATTGCAACTTGAATTTGGTAGAAAACTAGGGAGGGATGAAAGATGA